One window from the genome of Bdellovibrio sp. NC01 encodes:
- a CDS encoding tail fiber domain-containing protein produces MNNGTYIVLFMVLLFGELSFASPNSLTYQGRILKTDGTALEYNNVSFLFEVTNAAGTCVIYREQKNGVNLVNSGGVFDVPIGTGTKLFPSSPTKTLLSVFDNTSALDCADANNNVASSFTPAQGQSRLLRVQFHDGTGWKVISPDAEIRTVPYAAYAQSAQTLGTKSADDFILKTGLPTCGPGTFLSYDGTNMTCAAVSGASGGTVTNVTSGNSYITIVNNTSTPALTLNVGTTANTVAAGNDPRLVNALQAGSSASGDLSGTYPGPTVVAIHGVGVANTIPTTGQFFKFNGTNWTPSAIAISDVTNLSSTLTGYQTVAAFNTAVGSANCAAYETPYWSSVSGKFLCQAINVSLAGDVSGSIGAASVDKIKGYDIDLSTAPTNGQVLKYNGTKWIAGADNSGVGTVTSVSGSAPISVATGTSTPVISISQATTSTNGYLSSTDWNTFNGKVNNGGGAPSLQSGLDAAKPASPSAGAIYFATDSKVIYQYNSGSWVSIASSSGSGGTVTNVTASAPLSVSNGSSTPALTISQATTSTNGYLSSADWNTFNNKQAAGNYITALTGDITASGPGSAAATVAKLQGSTLTVTTPANKDHLRFNGTAFVNSPLLASDLSGTIPAANMPAFTGDATSSAGSTALTLTAVGTAGTYYKVTTDSKGRVTSGAASLVAADIPALDWAKITTGKPTNLSGYGISDAILNAGGTPSIQTGTDASKPASPGAGAIYFATDSKVIYQYNGGAWISIASATGSGGTITGVTAGTGLSGGGSSGAVTLNLANTAVSAGSYTRANITVDAQGRITAAANGSAVNLASEVTGVLPIVNGGTGNTTALASFNALSPLTTKGDLLTRDGTNNIRLGVGSDGQALIADSAQTSGLKWGSPTASDILSLATTGIVQRTGAGAYTTLGVTAPINITASNIGIATGAGLTLSSGSLVVDSGTTANKVLALDASAKIPAVDGSQLTNLNASNLASGTIPAARLPAAPYDTTYFKNGGNTWGAASAIGNNDNYDINFKTNNTTKMTLTAAGNFGIATTTPISRLHVSGNAVIGTGNTTWSDGNYILGSSNTLSSGGGSTTGNVIVGGSNSVTTTLSNYSYNLAIFGRSNTITNNAGNAIIYGDSNNVSAANTYTYGYNITNSISSSMQIGNSDSAKMTFLNTGFIGVGTTAPNVLLHLSSASTSGTPLKLASTDTGGKQYGLISSGSASTGGAGKLHIYDFSTPRSIMTMDSSGNVGVNTTSPANKFQVVDTTVYPINVSSNNTDVAGIEISNTSSTRNWGVAVGGSGVGTAGLINGKFGIIDRTAGASRLIIDTNGNMSVGPLATPLANIHVVGSGTGATAYSSMQFGADSTVTNNFHFVNENTSGTRYFRLYNGSLGSGTPLMSMTSVGNVSFGESTSGGGAGVLSIKGGNLDHTYMQFFPRTSAPTVRGGWMGYGAAGTTQLSLYNEYASGGIDFGAGAAVRMQLSAAGNLTVTGTVTGSSDIRLKKDIVPLENSLEKVLQFNPVNYHWKDAKADPEKQLGFIAQEVEKLYPEAVKTDSKGLKSISYMTLTAPLAGAIKEMYAKFTSMFANHESRIRSLESQMGALKQQNEALRKQNEELLKFIKSQNEKAQRIPASADK; encoded by the coding sequence ATGAACAACGGCACGTATATTGTACTTTTCATGGTGCTCTTATTTGGTGAACTAAGTTTCGCTTCGCCGAATAGTCTTACCTATCAAGGCCGAATTTTAAAAACCGATGGTACTGCGCTTGAATATAATAACGTGAGCTTTTTATTTGAAGTCACGAATGCTGCCGGTACTTGCGTAATCTATCGTGAACAAAAAAATGGTGTGAACCTTGTAAACTCTGGCGGTGTGTTTGATGTACCGATCGGCACAGGCACAAAACTTTTCCCAAGCTCCCCAACAAAAACTTTATTGAGTGTCTTTGATAATACGTCGGCCCTTGATTGTGCGGACGCGAATAACAACGTTGCAAGTTCATTCACGCCTGCCCAAGGACAATCGCGTTTGTTGCGCGTGCAATTCCACGATGGCACAGGTTGGAAAGTTATCAGTCCTGATGCTGAAATTCGCACAGTCCCTTACGCGGCTTACGCGCAATCGGCGCAAACTCTTGGAACAAAATCTGCTGACGACTTCATATTAAAAACAGGTTTGCCAACTTGCGGTCCCGGCACATTCTTAAGTTATGATGGTACTAACATGACGTGTGCCGCGGTCAGTGGTGCTTCTGGTGGTACGGTTACGAATGTGACTTCAGGCAACTCGTACATCACGATCGTAAACAATACTTCGACGCCAGCTTTAACTTTGAATGTCGGTACAACAGCAAATACAGTGGCAGCAGGTAATGACCCGCGCTTAGTAAATGCTCTGCAAGCGGGTTCCTCTGCGAGTGGTGACTTGAGTGGTACATATCCAGGTCCAACAGTCGTTGCGATTCATGGGGTTGGCGTCGCAAATACGATTCCAACCACAGGACAGTTCTTTAAATTTAACGGCACGAATTGGACTCCATCAGCGATTGCTATTTCTGATGTAACAAATCTTTCTTCGACATTAACTGGCTATCAAACTGTCGCTGCATTTAATACGGCAGTCGGTTCTGCAAACTGTGCGGCTTATGAAACTCCGTATTGGAGTTCCGTATCCGGTAAGTTCTTGTGTCAGGCGATCAACGTGTCTCTTGCCGGTGACGTGAGTGGCTCCATTGGGGCCGCTTCCGTTGATAAAATCAAAGGTTATGACATCGACTTGTCGACGGCGCCTACGAATGGTCAAGTCTTGAAGTACAATGGTACGAAATGGATTGCCGGCGCAGATAATAGCGGCGTTGGCACAGTGACTTCTGTATCTGGCTCTGCACCAATCAGTGTTGCAACAGGCACATCAACTCCAGTCATTTCAATTTCTCAAGCGACGACTTCAACGAATGGTTATTTATCTTCGACTGATTGGAACACGTTCAACGGCAAAGTTAATAATGGCGGTGGTGCGCCTTCACTGCAATCTGGTCTGGATGCTGCGAAACCGGCCTCACCTTCTGCGGGTGCTATTTACTTCGCCACGGATTCAAAAGTTATTTATCAATATAATTCTGGTTCATGGGTATCAATCGCATCGTCATCGGGCTCTGGTGGTACGGTTACGAACGTTACCGCATCAGCTCCGTTGTCAGTATCGAATGGTTCTTCGACGCCGGCTTTAACGATTTCTCAAGCGACGACTTCGACAAATGGTTATTTGTCTTCTGCCGATTGGAATACTTTTAATAATAAACAAGCTGCTGGCAATTACATCACCGCTTTAACTGGTGATATCACGGCCAGCGGCCCTGGTTCTGCGGCAGCCACAGTTGCGAAGCTTCAAGGTTCGACTTTAACAGTGACGACTCCTGCGAATAAAGATCACTTGCGCTTTAACGGAACGGCTTTTGTGAACTCACCTTTGCTTGCGAGTGATTTAAGCGGAACTATTCCCGCTGCGAATATGCCGGCATTTACCGGTGATGCGACTTCATCTGCGGGTTCAACGGCTTTAACATTAACTGCTGTGGGAACTGCTGGAACTTACTATAAAGTGACAACAGATTCGAAAGGTCGTGTGACTTCTGGTGCTGCCTCTTTGGTGGCTGCCGATATTCCTGCGCTTGATTGGGCAAAAATCACAACGGGCAAACCAACGAACTTAAGTGGTTATGGAATCAGTGATGCCATTTTAAATGCAGGTGGTACGCCTTCTATTCAAACAGGTACGGATGCTTCCAAACCTGCGTCACCGGGTGCCGGTGCGATTTATTTCGCGACAGATTCAAAAGTTATTTATCAATACAATGGTGGCGCGTGGATTTCTATCGCGTCTGCCACTGGTTCTGGTGGTACGATTACTGGCGTGACTGCTGGTACGGGCTTGTCTGGTGGTGGGTCTTCAGGCGCTGTCACTTTAAATTTAGCAAATACTGCGGTAAGCGCTGGTTCATACACTCGTGCTAATATCACAGTCGACGCGCAAGGTAGAATTACCGCGGCAGCAAACGGTTCAGCAGTTAATTTAGCTTCTGAAGTGACGGGAGTTTTACCGATCGTAAATGGTGGTACTGGAAATACGACAGCACTTGCGTCTTTCAATGCTTTATCACCGTTAACGACGAAGGGTGATTTACTTACTCGCGATGGCACGAATAACATTCGTTTAGGTGTGGGTTCTGACGGCCAAGCTTTGATTGCTGACAGTGCGCAGACTTCGGGGCTTAAATGGGGTTCACCGACGGCTTCTGATATCTTAAGTCTTGCGACAACGGGTATCGTGCAAAGAACTGGTGCCGGTGCTTATACAACTTTGGGTGTCACTGCCCCAATCAATATCACAGCTTCAAATATCGGTATCGCAACAGGGGCTGGTTTGACTTTAAGTTCAGGTTCATTAGTTGTCGATTCCGGCACGACGGCGAATAAAGTTTTAGCGTTGGATGCTTCAGCAAAAATTCCTGCAGTCGATGGTAGCCAACTTACAAATTTAAATGCATCAAACTTAGCTAGCGGTACAATCCCTGCTGCTCGCCTGCCCGCAGCACCTTACGATACGACGTATTTTAAAAACGGCGGTAACACCTGGGGTGCCGCAAGTGCGATTGGCAATAACGACAACTACGATATTAACTTCAAAACTAACAACACAACAAAAATGACTTTAACTGCAGCCGGTAATTTTGGTATTGCAACAACGACTCCAATTTCTCGTCTGCATGTTAGTGGCAATGCCGTTATAGGTACTGGCAATACCACTTGGAGTGACGGTAACTACATCCTTGGTAGCTCGAATACGCTTTCATCAGGCGGCGGTTCGACGACTGGTAACGTGATTGTTGGTGGCAGCAACTCGGTGACCACAACACTTTCAAACTACAGCTATAATCTCGCAATTTTCGGGCGCAGTAATACTATTACCAATAATGCTGGTAACGCTATCATTTATGGTGACTCGAATAACGTGAGTGCAGCAAACACCTACACTTATGGTTATAACATCACAAACAGTATTTCGAGTTCCATGCAGATCGGTAATAGCGACTCTGCAAAAATGACTTTCCTGAATACGGGTTTTATTGGCGTCGGCACAACAGCCCCGAATGTTCTTTTGCATCTTTCTTCGGCGTCGACATCTGGAACCCCACTGAAACTTGCAAGTACGGATACCGGTGGTAAACAATATGGTTTGATTTCATCCGGTTCTGCTTCAACGGGCGGCGCGGGTAAACTTCATATTTATGATTTCAGTACTCCACGTTCAATCATGACGATGGATTCTTCTGGCAACGTGGGTGTAAATACGACGTCACCAGCTAATAAATTTCAGGTTGTCGATACAACCGTTTATCCGATTAACGTGAGCTCAAACAATACCGATGTGGCAGGGATTGAGATCTCGAACACTTCGTCAACTCGCAACTGGGGCGTTGCTGTCGGCGGTTCTGGAGTCGGCACAGCTGGTTTAATCAATGGTAAATTCGGTATCATCGACCGCACAGCAGGCGCTTCGCGCTTGATCATCGATACGAACGGCAATATGTCTGTGGGTCCTTTGGCGACTCCACTTGCAAACATTCACGTTGTAGGCTCGGGCACAGGAGCAACAGCCTATTCTTCAATGCAATTTGGTGCAGATTCCACTGTTACGAACAACTTCCATTTTGTGAATGAAAACACCAGCGGCACTCGCTACTTCAGACTTTACAATGGCAGTCTGGGTTCTGGCACTCCATTGATGTCCATGACTTCAGTAGGCAATGTATCATTCGGCGAATCAACGAGTGGTGGTGGTGCCGGTGTTTTAAGTATTAAAGGCGGCAACTTAGATCACACTTACATGCAATTCTTCCCGCGCACGAGTGCACCAACTGTACGTGGTGGCTGGATGGGTTATGGTGCTGCAGGAACAACACAACTTTCTTTATATAATGAGTACGCATCTGGAGGCATTGATTTCGGTGCGGGTGCCGCAGTCAGAATGCAGTTATCTGCTGCGGGAAATCTGACGGTCACAGGCACAGTGACGGGTTCTTCAGATATCCGTCTGAAAAAAGATATCGTGCCGCTTGAAAATTCTCTGGAAAAAGTTTTGCAATTCAATCCAGTAAACTATCACTGGAAAGACGCGAAAGCAGACCCAGAAAAGCAATTGGGTTTCATCGCACAAGAAGTTGAAAAGCTTTATCCGGAAGCAGTGAAAACAGACAGCAAAGGTTTGAAGTCGATCTCTTACATGACTTTGACTGCTCCCCTTGCTGGCGCGATCAAAGAGATGTATGCGAAATTCACTTCGATGTTTGCGAATCATGAAAGCCGCATCCGCTCGCTTGAATCGCAGATGGGCGCTCTAAAACAGCAGAATGAAGCATTAAGAAAACAAAATGAGGAGCTTTTGAAGTTCATCAAGTCTCAGAATGAGAAAGCTCAAAGAATTCCGGCAAGTGCCGATAAGTAA
- a CDS encoding YkgJ family cysteine cluster protein — MKRPDVDRPSTWKSYKNDMCNGCWGGCCTMPVEVKSSDLVRLGVASEDEVIGSVKKLAKRLIKEGIIVSYRSGTEFFMLQQKANNDCLFLDSVTRLCTVYDKRPDTCRQFPSIGPRPGFCPGAPRK; from the coding sequence ATGAAAAGACCTGACGTAGATAGACCTTCCACATGGAAATCCTATAAAAACGATATGTGCAATGGCTGCTGGGGCGGCTGTTGCACAATGCCGGTCGAAGTGAAATCTTCCGATCTGGTGCGCTTGGGTGTGGCTTCCGAAGATGAAGTCATAGGCTCTGTGAAAAAGCTTGCGAAGCGCCTGATTAAAGAAGGCATCATCGTCTCTTACCGTTCGGGGACGGAGTTCTTCATGCTCCAGCAAAAAGCCAATAACGACTGTTTGTTTTTAGATTCGGTGACGCGTTTGTGTACGGTGTATGACAAGCGTCCCGATACGTGTCGCCAGTTTCCTTCGATCGGTCCTCGCCCGGGATTTTGCCCTGGTGCTCCTCGCAAATAG
- a CDS encoding 50S ribosomal protein L11 methyltransferase — translation MSDNSYFRVRLSQVPEELEDIITTHSFDCGASGVTEALVFTQPDLTYDPRITTVANHDLDVFFPENPSQDFFDGLQEYDRNIKWSIFEEENKDWLEEWKKGFKPFKLVGDFWVIPSWLTPPPECKHAIYIDPGMAFGTGTHATTQMMAFFIHKLAEKYKANLADWAMLDVGTGTAILAMLAQMSGMGLVAGIEIDPEARRVARENVKLNKLEQIDIPDSLLEEVRGPYDVVVANIIDGVLINIKKDLMRVLKPGGHMLLTGILEERDNHFFENFLENSGLTVVRRLEKDEWVGYWVQSSAQ, via the coding sequence ATGAGTGACAATTCTTATTTCCGCGTTCGCCTAAGCCAAGTTCCTGAGGAACTTGAAGACATCATCACAACACACAGTTTCGACTGCGGAGCCTCTGGAGTGACAGAGGCTTTGGTGTTTACACAGCCTGACCTCACTTACGATCCTCGCATCACAACAGTTGCGAACCATGACTTGGATGTTTTCTTCCCTGAAAATCCAAGCCAAGATTTCTTTGATGGTTTGCAAGAGTACGATCGCAACATCAAATGGTCGATCTTCGAAGAAGAAAACAAAGACTGGCTTGAAGAGTGGAAGAAAGGTTTCAAACCTTTCAAACTTGTCGGCGACTTCTGGGTTATTCCTTCGTGGTTAACTCCCCCACCGGAATGCAAACATGCGATCTATATCGATCCAGGCATGGCATTCGGTACGGGCACTCACGCCACAACTCAAATGATGGCGTTCTTCATTCACAAATTGGCAGAGAAATACAAAGCCAATCTTGCTGACTGGGCAATGCTTGACGTGGGCACTGGCACTGCGATCTTAGCAATGCTTGCACAGATGAGTGGCATGGGACTTGTTGCTGGTATCGAGATTGATCCCGAAGCGCGTCGCGTAGCTCGTGAAAACGTGAAACTGAATAAATTGGAACAAATCGATATTCCTGATTCACTTCTTGAAGAAGTGCGCGGTCCTTACGACGTTGTTGTTGCAAATATCATCGACGGCGTTTTGATCAACATCAAAAAAGATTTGATGCGCGTATTGAAGCCAGGTGGTCACATGCTTCTGACAGGTATTCTTGAAGAGCGTGACAATCATTTCTTTGAAAACTTCTTAGAAAATTCAGGCCTGACAGTCGTCCGTCGTCTTGAAAAAGACGAATGGGTTGGTTACTGGGTTCAATCTTCTGCACAATAA
- a CDS encoding O-antigen ligase, with the protein MILKARDGRILFLIKALAALAFLSKVSFGVILPIPREIPYLIFQQGMHPYVNVVLCALFGGPLILLWMKVRDRQHISGFYKLFVFALMMTLTVETLLQIHYVNFDESPLMQVGALGATLFMIVVYGLVIPSLWNVEDFLRFIQRWTGALVVISLLLLPIASGAEFKGGRFIGVFKHIPHMVSCATIAYIFSLGTILTDQKLQHKIWDALVLVASFLAIILTGTRSSAAAAIVAFVLTMVLHKTETNMGRIFKFATVCFIMTFTMFFGMQTYEFAHGIATGENSLGSRQAQDGVASRWEEVQRGSEIFMEEPWLGHGMMSKFAAGNDVDVSNYNAMKDPHNILVSAGVVGGWPLLGLAVMCLIFMTIGSLKSLKSFDIAKRQVGIYLLSHIPILVIYHVHLSIGGMADRMYWMVFGLLAVASVTVSRPAQN; encoded by the coding sequence ATGATTTTGAAAGCCCGCGACGGAAGAATTTTATTTCTGATTAAAGCGCTCGCGGCGCTGGCTTTCCTATCGAAAGTTTCTTTCGGCGTTATTTTGCCGATTCCACGTGAAATTCCTTACCTGATTTTCCAGCAAGGCATGCATCCATACGTCAACGTCGTGTTGTGTGCGTTGTTCGGTGGGCCGCTGATTTTGTTGTGGATGAAGGTTCGCGATCGTCAGCATATCAGTGGCTTCTATAAGCTCTTCGTTTTTGCGTTGATGATGACTTTAACCGTGGAAACTCTTTTGCAGATTCACTATGTGAACTTTGATGAATCGCCGTTGATGCAGGTGGGAGCTTTAGGCGCGACACTTTTCATGATCGTCGTCTATGGTTTAGTGATTCCGAGTTTATGGAATGTCGAGGATTTTCTAAGATTTATCCAAAGATGGACGGGTGCCTTAGTTGTGATTTCGCTTTTGCTATTGCCAATAGCAAGTGGTGCGGAATTTAAAGGCGGCCGTTTCATCGGCGTCTTCAAACACATTCCTCACATGGTCAGTTGCGCGACGATTGCTTACATCTTTTCACTTGGAACAATTCTGACCGATCAAAAACTGCAACATAAGATTTGGGATGCGTTGGTTTTGGTCGCAAGTTTTCTTGCGATCATTCTAACGGGTACGCGTTCTTCGGCAGCGGCGGCGATTGTCGCATTTGTGCTGACAATGGTTTTGCATAAAACCGAAACCAATATGGGGCGCATTTTTAAATTTGCGACCGTTTGTTTCATCATGACTTTCACGATGTTTTTCGGAATGCAGACTTACGAATTCGCGCACGGTATTGCGACGGGTGAAAACTCTTTGGGCTCGCGCCAAGCGCAAGACGGTGTGGCTTCGCGTTGGGAGGAAGTGCAACGCGGAAGCGAGATCTTCATGGAAGAGCCATGGCTTGGTCACGGGATGATGTCGAAGTTTGCAGCTGGCAATGACGTCGATGTTTCGAATTATAATGCGATGAAAGATCCCCATAATATTTTGGTTTCCGCAGGGGTTGTTGGCGGGTGGCCGCTCTTGGGTTTGGCGGTGATGTGTCTGATCTTTATGACGATTGGGTCCCTTAAGTCGCTTAAATCCTTCGACATAGCTAAGCGCCAAGTCGGGATTTACCTCCTCTCGCATATACCAATTTTGGTGATATACCACGTGCACTTGTCCATTGGCGGCATGGCAGATCGAATGTATTGGATGGTGTTCGGTCTACTAGCGGTAGCCTCGGTGACGGTTTCGCGCCCTGCCCAGAACTAA
- the rfaE2 gene encoding D-glycero-beta-D-manno-heptose 1-phosphate adenylyltransferase, producing MGQVRTFDTIEAALAPLRSQGKKIVFTNGVFDLLHIGHVRYLQEARSLGDVLVIGVNADASVKRLKGPTRPIQNENDRAEILAALACVDFTAIFTEDTPENLIHKVRPDVLVKGGDWKIESIVGAPFVMSYGGKVMSLQFVDGKSTTKIIEKSQLPEN from the coding sequence ATGGGCCAAGTCCGAACATTTGATACGATTGAAGCGGCTTTGGCTCCTCTTCGTTCCCAAGGTAAAAAAATTGTTTTCACAAATGGCGTGTTTGATTTACTTCACATCGGACACGTTCGTTATTTGCAGGAAGCCCGCTCGTTGGGTGATGTTTTGGTTATCGGTGTAAATGCCGATGCCAGTGTAAAACGTCTTAAAGGTCCTACTCGTCCTATTCAAAATGAAAATGACCGTGCCGAGATTTTAGCAGCACTTGCGTGCGTTGATTTCACTGCGATCTTTACTGAAGACACTCCGGAAAACTTGATTCATAAAGTTCGTCCTGATGTTTTGGTAAAAGGTGGCGACTGGAAAATCGAATCTATCGTAGGCGCACCGTTCGTGATGTCATACGGTGGTAAAGTCATGTCCTTGCAATTCGTTGACGGCAAATCGACAACGAAGATCATCGAAAAATCTCAATTACCAGAGAACTAA
- a CDS encoding polysaccharide deacetylase family protein: protein MKKTTASSLFLIASLALAGCGNKVNQKLQQSVQDNQNAKSLAEWESSPAHPEVLFQDWREEAQQAPAKKEELKKDLCQELQGLDGQSLSVFEIEIKSDANREMLAPCKEALLAQLERYYAAERATLQVQVNALKPKQTSNNFQFPVNVQKRDYSNGYLAVTGDVQKKEVILTFDDGPSPEYTKTILQALKEVNAKAHFFELGKAVRLNPEITKLVAAGGHMVGSHTINHYCIGNLKECGHANGGKQFSFDDAMVELKGGHQAVYDVLGYVDPIFRFPYGAASPELRGVLKQAATAEFYWNIDSEDWKAQTNENLLQNTLAQLDSKGRGIILFHDIQRRTAEILPQLLRELYTRGYSVVQLQSADPNAKYNSKLVKKNLP, encoded by the coding sequence ATGAAAAAGACAACAGCCTCTAGCTTATTCCTGATCGCTTCGTTAGCCTTAGCCGGTTGTGGCAACAAGGTGAACCAGAAGCTTCAACAATCGGTTCAGGATAATCAAAATGCAAAATCACTTGCAGAGTGGGAATCTTCTCCGGCTCATCCGGAAGTTTTATTCCAAGACTGGCGCGAAGAAGCGCAGCAAGCTCCTGCGAAAAAAGAAGAACTGAAAAAAGATCTTTGCCAAGAATTGCAAGGACTTGATGGTCAATCGCTTTCGGTATTTGAAATTGAAATCAAATCCGATGCGAACCGCGAAATGCTGGCACCTTGTAAAGAGGCTTTGCTTGCGCAACTAGAGCGTTACTACGCAGCAGAGCGCGCGACATTGCAAGTGCAAGTGAACGCGTTGAAGCCGAAACAAACTTCGAACAACTTCCAATTCCCAGTGAACGTGCAAAAACGCGATTACTCGAACGGTTATTTGGCGGTAACGGGTGACGTACAAAAGAAAGAAGTGATTCTGACTTTCGACGACGGTCCAAGCCCAGAGTACACAAAAACGATTCTTCAAGCGTTGAAGGAAGTGAATGCGAAAGCTCACTTCTTTGAATTGGGTAAAGCTGTGCGCTTGAATCCAGAAATTACGAAACTTGTTGCGGCTGGCGGTCACATGGTTGGTTCGCACACAATCAATCACTACTGCATCGGTAACTTGAAAGAGTGCGGTCACGCGAATGGTGGCAAACAGTTCAGCTTCGACGATGCGATGGTTGAATTGAAAGGTGGTCACCAAGCGGTTTACGACGTTCTTGGTTACGTGGATCCGATCTTCCGTTTCCCTTACGGTGCGGCGTCACCGGAACTTCGTGGTGTTTTGAAGCAAGCGGCGACGGCTGAGTTTTACTGGAACATCGACAGTGAAGACTGGAAAGCTCAAACAAATGAGAACCTTCTTCAGAACACGTTGGCTCAGTTGGATTCTAAGGGTCGCGGAATTATTCTTTTCCACGATATCCAAAGAAGAACGGCTGAAATTCTGCCACAACTTTTGCGAGAACTTTACACTCGAGGTTATTCTGTTGTACAACTTCAATCTGCGGATCCAAACGCAAAGTACAACAGCAAATTGGTTAAAAAGAACCTGCCTTAG
- a CDS encoding 16S rRNA (uracil(1498)-N(3))-methyltransferase gives MRRYWIEKKDLFQDQVNFTGDVFHHIFDVCRQEVGSKFEVLTEDSKAYFVEVTQVTKKTAVGRVLEERIIPALKTPHIHLVLSISRFPVMDAVMEKAVELGVKSVQPFFSEFSFLRKGEKLSDNKLERWDKIVRSATQQSGRGDLMQVQDPIPFEKISSLINQKDGQVGLFAYEGTSTLSIKDYCNKVKSEHPQGVKDIWIIVGSEGGFSHNEVKHFTELGLHPVTLGQQVLRVETACMALVSVLKYDFDLMC, from the coding sequence ATGAGACGTTACTGGATCGAGAAAAAAGATCTTTTCCAAGACCAAGTGAATTTCACGGGCGATGTGTTTCATCACATCTTCGATGTCTGTCGCCAAGAGGTCGGATCTAAATTCGAAGTTCTAACAGAAGATAGCAAAGCCTATTTCGTTGAAGTCACTCAGGTGACAAAAAAAACCGCGGTGGGCCGCGTGCTTGAAGAACGTATCATCCCCGCTTTGAAAACTCCGCACATTCATTTGGTGCTTTCGATTTCGCGCTTCCCCGTTATGGATGCCGTAATGGAAAAAGCCGTGGAGTTGGGAGTGAAATCGGTTCAGCCTTTCTTTTCTGAATTTAGCTTCCTTCGTAAGGGCGAAAAGTTGTCAGACAATAAGCTTGAGCGTTGGGACAAAATCGTTCGCTCCGCGACTCAACAAAGTGGCCGTGGCGACCTGATGCAGGTTCAAGATCCGATTCCATTCGAGAAGATTTCATCTTTAATTAACCAAAAAGACGGCCAAGTGGGTCTATTTGCTTATGAGGGCACTTCAACACTAAGCATCAAAGACTACTGCAACAAGGTAAAGTCGGAGCACCCCCAAGGCGTCAAAGACATCTGGATTATCGTTGGTTCTGAAGGCGGTTTTTCACACAATGAAGTCAAACACTTCACTGAACTAGGCCTTCATCCAGTGACTTTAGGCCAGCAGGTTTTGCGAGTTGAAACGGCTTGCATGGCTCTTGTATCAGTCCTAAAGTATGACTTTGATTTGATGTGTTGA
- a CDS encoding RDD family protein: MVDPFEEFEFKPLTDGLGFHKKKTTPAAKAEAEADTFTSQKFIKDQGLELIEESSVDPLRPPLPRKKANTPAAAPGTLTEVGGDGSTSNSSAAVDEILKTLQKSRRFDFEEKTAKNKISQTAAKEEYKATTWNFSSALLDSMLVIAASLLCMIILLVITKVDLIGNLTHPDEAGMIYISTVAMFATVAFIYMTVNRIFMGATPGEWAFDQRIGTPKELNTAGYALKVVARSALVIVTGFILFPILSVLMNKDYAGKITGAKLLKKV; encoded by the coding sequence ATGGTTGATCCTTTTGAAGAGTTTGAGTTTAAGCCACTCACTGACGGGCTTGGATTTCATAAAAAGAAAACGACTCCAGCGGCGAAAGCAGAAGCTGAAGCGGACACTTTTACATCTCAAAAGTTCATTAAGGACCAAGGTCTAGAGTTGATCGAAGAATCTTCGGTTGATCCTCTTCGTCCACCGCTTCCGCGCAAAAAAGCGAACACGCCTGCAGCAGCTCCTGGCACTTTGACAGAAGTTGGCGGTGACGGTTCGACTTCAAATTCATCAGCAGCGGTTGATGAAATTCTTAAGACTCTTCAAAAAAGCCGTCGTTTCGATTTCGAAGAAAAGACAGCTAAAAACAAAATCAGCCAAACTGCTGCAAAAGAAGAATACAAAGCGACGACTTGGAACTTCTCTTCTGCACTTTTGGATTCAATGTTGGTTATCGCAGCAAGTTTGTTGTGCATGATCATCTTGCTAGTGATCACGAAAGTAGATTTGATCGGCAACCTGACTCATCCAGATGAAGCAGGCATGATTTATATTTCTACAGTTGCGATGTTTGCGACTGTGGCATTCATCTATATGACTGTGAACCGCATCTTCATGGGTGCGACACCTGGTGAATGGGCCTTCGATCAACGCATCGGCACGCCAAAAGAGTTGAATACTGCTGGTTACGCTTTGAAAGTGGTTGCTAGAAGTGCTCTTGTGATCGTGACGGGTTTCATCTTGTTCCCGATCTTGTCTGTTTTGATGAATAAAGACTACGCTGGTAAAATCACTGGCGCGAAACTTCTTAAGAAAGTTTAG